The stretch of DNA GGGGGATAGGTCCCGGTCCGGACCTTGCTCGTCTCCGCGGTCAGCCTGAGCGCGTATAATTGCTGTCCGGCCTCGTGCAGGCGGAGGTCCGACGGATAGCGGAGGAAAACAAGGACCGAGACCGCCAGAGCCGCCATGGTGAGGACCATGAGGAAGAAGGCGAGGCCCGGGATGCGCCGCACCCGGCGCGGCGGGGCTGCGAACATCTGTGTGGTTTCGTCGAGAATCTTTTTCTTGACGACCTTCTTGTCCATGAGGCCCAGCAGGAGGACGGAGACCTGGAAGCTGTCCACGCCGCTCAGCTCGGCCACCGCGGCCACGTCGTTCTCTCCGTCCACGTAGGCCAGGACCTTCTCCTCCTCGGGCGAGGGCTCGTAGGAGGCGGAGTCCCTCCGCTCGAACACGGTCTCGATATCGACCCTGCCTTTGAGCTGCGACCACTCGTCCACAAGCCGCAGGCCTTCCATGAGCACGTGCTGGGTGTCCAGGGAGACTCCTATGTCGTTGTCCATGGGAATGCTCTGGGGGACGAATTCGTACTTGCCCTCCTGCCAGGAGAAAAGCTGGGCCAGCGCCTCGTTTATCTGGAAGGTGATGACCTCCTGGACCTGCTCCGGCGTCGCGTAACCCTCGTTGACCAGGACGGCGCCGAACTTGCGGCCCTCGGACTTCTGCTTCTCCACGGCCGCCTGGAGCTGTTGGGCCGTAACGACGCCGCGCTTGACGAGGACGCGGCCCAAGCGGTTCTCGGCGTCGCGCTTCCTGGACTCGGCCCCGACGATGTTGCCCTTGTTGAAATGCAGGCGCACCTTGTCCTGCCTGCCCTGGAGGATAAGGACTCCCGTTTTCTTCTGGAAGTACAGAAGCTGAAGGATGTCGGCCAGGCTGAACTCCTTGAGAGAACCCTCTAGAGCCATCCGCGGTCGATCCTCCTGTTGACGCTGATGAAGGAGACGGCATAAAGAAGCACTGCCAGAAGGAGCGCGGGCAGGAGAAGCCACGAGTGCGAAAACCCCCCGAGCCCGGTCGCCAGGAGGGGGTCGGCGGCGAGGAAAAGCACCGGGAAGAGGAAGAGCCAGAGGAAGACTATGCCGGACATCACCCTGCCGCTGTAAAGCTGGGCGAAGCCCGGTGGGGCAAAGGAAAGAAGCCGTACCCGGTCAAGCAGCCTGTACTTGTACTCGCCGGAGCTGAGCATCATGGTAACCCGGGCGCGCGGCCCCTGTTCCTGGCCGGACTCGACTTTCTGGCACTGCCCGCATATCTGCTCCCACTG from Nitrospirota bacterium encodes:
- a CDS encoding DUF4388 domain-containing protein, which gives rise to MALEGSLKEFSLADILQLLYFQKKTGVLILQGRQDKVRLHFNKGNIVGAESRKRDAENRLGRVLVKRGVVTAQQLQAAVEKQKSEGRKFGAVLVNEGYATPEQVQEVITFQINEALAQLFSWQEGKYEFVPQSIPMDNDIGVSLDTQHVLMEGLRLVDEWSQLKGRVDIETVFERRDSASYEPSPEEEKVLAYVDGENDVAAVAELSGVDSFQVSVLLLGLMDKKVVKKKILDETTQMFAAPPRRVRRIPGLAFFLMVLTMAALAVSVLVFLRYPSDLRLHEAGQQLYALRLTAETSKVRTGTYPPSLKATDPWGTPVLYAREGRGFVIKSAGPDGKPGTADDLP